From the Tenacibaculum dicentrarchi genome, the window CTTTTAATTATAACCAATGGGGTTTGGCTACTGGTAGTATCACTGCAATTGGTAACGATGTAGAAATGGTTAATAATACACCAATGTTTAAAGTTTTATGTTCGTTAAATCAAGATTTTTTACAACTTAAAAATGGTTTTAAAGGAAACTTAAAAAAAGGAATGTTTGCTAATGCTCGTTTTGAACTTACAGAACGTACACTTTTTGACCTACTCTACGATAAAATGGACGATTGGTTAAACCCTATTACATAATTGTCCCTTATTTTTTTAGCTGTAAAATCAAAAATCATTTCACCTATAAACTAGATGAAATAATGAAGTTTCAAAAAATCCTTCTATGAAAAATTTAAAAAATTTAGAACGCTTACAACAATTACATAATTTAATTACCAATCAAAATACAGGTACACCAAAAGAACTCGCTAACTTACTTCAAATAAGCCAGCGTTCTGTATATTTATTGGTAGAACAACTGAAAGATTACAATGCGAATATTTGTTATAGTAGAAGTAGAAAAACCTATCATTATTGTAATGATTTTGATTTAAAAGTATCTATTTCTGTAAGTGTATTAACAAATAATGAGGTTACTAAAATTTTTGGAGGTAGTTATTTTTTACAAACTAATTTATTCGTTGCAAGTTAATTGCAGTGAACACGGTTATGTTTGTGGTATCAAAACAAATAAATAGGTGCACATATATAATTTGTTTTGATACCGATTGTAATTAATTAAAAAAATACAATCAAAAAAAGAAATAGTAATTTTAAAAAATGTAATTTTATGAAAAATTTAGAAGGTTTTGGCGTTCAGGAGATGAATATTGAAGAAGTCAGAGAAATTGAAGGAGGTGGTCCAATAGGGGATTTCGTTCATTGGTTAGTGAATAGGGATTGGTCTTGTGATTCAGGATGTCAAGATAGGCCAAATAGTCCAGGTGACCCAACTAGTTGGATGAAATATTAATAATAAAAACATAAAAAATGAAAAAACTAAAAGAATATAACGTAAAAAATATTGATGTTAACGAATCTATACAAATCAATGGAGGGGGGCTTCCAGGGTTTAATTGGGGCCCTCTTATGTTTCTTATATATGTAGTAGACGAAATTTATGAGGGTGCTACAAGAGAATGTTCATCTTCTTGTAGACATTAATAAACACAAAAGTTGGTTTTATTATACATAAAGCCAACTTTTATTATATAGAAAAACTAATGTATTTTAATTACAATTCATTTAATCGTTTAAATATTTTTAATCAATTATTTTTTTTTATAATAATATCTTTCTTTTTAGGTGAGGTATTACAATTTTTCTTAGAATATTTTTATGGAAAAGGTATTTTTAAATTAGATTTCACTAATTATTCATCTTTTTTAGAAATAATTTTTGAGGTAATAATATTAGCTCCTCTAATTGAAACTTTTTTTATACAATTTACTATAATTGAACTGTTGCTAAAATTCTTCTCAAGAAA encodes:
- a CDS encoding CPBP family intramembrane glutamic endopeptidase encodes the protein MYFNYNSFNRLNIFNQLFFFIIISFFLGEVLQFFLEYFYGKGIFKLDFTNYSSFLEIIFEVIILAPLIETFFIQFTIIELLLKFFSRKKQIHLYSIIISASFFGILHQYNIAYIIATFVLGLWFGSIYIFYKKSKKINSFLALFLVHLVYNSINLIKDYYL
- a CDS encoding DNA-binding protein, coding for MKNLKNLERLQQLHNLITNQNTGTPKELANLLQISQRSVYLLVEQLKDYNANICYSRSRKTYHYCNDFDLKVSISVSVLTNNEVTKIFGGSYFLQTNLFVAS